The Pecten maximus chromosome 10, xPecMax1.1, whole genome shotgun sequence region GGCTCTGTGAAATAGGTTTGTAGCGCGAACATAATTCTTTCATAGATTATACTCCAAAAGTACCTAAATATCCATTATGAAACCATACTcattatagatttttttttatcatttttcacttgttcactttttttcaaaattctaaCAAAAACACCAACTTGAGAACTCCCTATACCACAGAGGCATATGATGATATAGCTAACCACGATGTTTATATTACCTATATGCGAAATTACAATAATCTTTTATTGTTGTCAACAGGAACAGAAAATTGTTGATTATGACAAACTGGAGGAACACACGGAGGCGTTTCAAGGATGCGAAGTTGGGTACTGTTGTTTGGGGACTACTAAAGCTAAAGCGGCAGGAAGGGTAATGCACACAATGATATGTGTTACGTCATGAACATATGTTGTGAAAATTTTTAGACGAATCATCGCCAGGGTTTGGTTTAGTATGTTAAACATCCTATCAaaagctaaggtaatttaattACGACCTCCCCTGTGTCAaatatggtttggtttggtttagtattatttaacgtcctatcaaaagctaaggtcatttaaggacgacctcctcTGTGTCAaatatggtttggtttggtttagtattatttaacgtcctatcaaaagctaaggtaatttaattATGACCTTCCCTGTGTGCAAGATTGATGCAAGTAGCGTGCGTGTTTGTGTCTGGGATGTTGCTCTTTGTTTGTTTCATTGTGATAGGACGGAACTGAATCCGAaattatagtgctacctcactgaagcatactgccgaaaacaACCAACAGGACACCTCACACGGTCACGTGATACTGATAATGGGCAAACAAGTCgcccactcccaaaatgctgagcgttaaggGAACATTTGAAGTGACATAGAAAttataagataaaatatatgggattttttatgatatatgttttatattgatatgtttattttcaacatttaaatattctttCCTGCAGGAAGGATTTATCAAGGTCGATCGGGATTATGTACTGAAAAGCGCAGAGATTTCCAAATCTGCCGGCTGTCAACATTTCAGTGTAGTGACGGCTTCAACTGCGGATAAAAACAGCATGTTTCTCTACATTAAAACCAAGGTAAATAAACATACCTGTTTCTTTTATCAGTTGATCAGCATGACTCACACTCACCACAAAACAGTTAATAATTCAATGATTTGTACAAAATGTTATCAAAAATAGTAATCAAGTGAAACAATTAATATTTCTGTTAGATTTACTTGAGGATTAATCCTTATATTATCTGTTGGTCGATTTAAAATTCTCTCCACTAGATTGAAAATTCAGTGGACAATGTACgagtgtgtgatttggtcacttgATGACATCAGAGAATAACTACGGCGTTGTGTATATATCCGGTATTCATACACATTCATGTTCCTTgaaaataagtttcattatGTTTTATCATGTGTATGATTACTGAATCGTTACGGATGTCGTTATTAACAAGTGTCATACATTATTAATAAAACTAAACCCGAAACCCTGTGCCCTGAGCTAGATACAACCAACACTGCATGGAAGTTAGAATCATTTCACAATATCTTTTCACTTTCAGTTTCAATAGGGGCCATGAGCTCGATGCTTACAAGGAATGTCAGATCTGAATCTGAACTGTCTGCGTGATAGTTAAATTGGTGATAGCAGATAAATAAGCTGTTCCACCTGTGGATCTAAGTGTACAAAGTATATTCTAGTGTGtacaaatttacaaaatgaaagTTTAATCTAGTCAGAGGCAGTAAAAATTAAATCGCCAATGtaacgatatacatgtattcacaaGCCAGCAAGCAAACAATCTTCATCGGGAAATGTGATCCGAGTTAACTGTCACAAatcatttcaaaaatgttttatttcgaGGCATCAATTTTCAGTAAAGTATTCTACCATTGAAATATTGAACCTTTTGAAAAGAGCAAATAACCTTTACGTTTTAAATGTATGAATGTATAAGGTCATCCATGTGTTAGACATAGACAAGTTAGGGTTCAAAAAGGAGGGTTTCATTTAAATAGTAGGAGAAGTTATGGTTTAAAAGGAGGgtttcattaaaacaatagaAGTTAGGGTTTAAAAAGAAGGGTTTCATGAAAACAGAAGTTAGGGTTTAAAAGAAAGGTTTCATTAAAATAGAGTGAGAAGTTAGGTTTTAAAAAGGAAGGTTTTATTAAAACAGTAGGAGAAGTTAGGTTTTAAAAAGGAAGGTTTTATCAAGACAGTAGAAGAAGTTAGGGTTTAAAAAGGAAGGTTTTATCAAAACAGTAGAAGAAGTTAGGGTTTAAAAAGGAGGGTTTCATTAACACAGTAGAAGAAGTTAGGTTTTAAAAAGGAAGGTTTTATTAAGACAGTAGAAGAAGTTAGGGTTTAAAAAGGAAGGTTTCATTAACACAGTAGAAGAAGTTAGGTTTTAAAAAGGAAGGTTTTATTAAGACAGTAGAAGAAGTTAGGGTTTAAAAAGGAGGGTTTCATTAACACAGTAGAAGAAGTTAGGGTTTAAAAAGGAAGgttttattaaaacattagGAGAAGTTAGGGTTTAAAAAGGAGGGTTTTATTAAAACAGTAGAAGTTAGGGTTTAAAAAGGAAGGTTTTATTAAGACAGTAGAAGTTAGGGTTTAAAAAGGAGGGTTTTATTAGAACAGTAGAAGTTAGGGTTTAAAAAGGAGGGTTTTATTAAGACAGTAGAAGTTAGGGTTTTAAAAGGAGGGTTTTATTAAATCAGTAGAAGTTAAGGTTTAAAAAGGAGGGTTTTGTTAAGACAGTAGAAGTTAGGGTTTTAAAAGGAGGGTTTTATTAAAACAGTAGAAGTTAGGGTTTAAAAAGGAGGGTTTTATTAAAACAGTAGAAGTTAGGGTTTTAAAAGGAGGgtttcattaaaacaatagaAGTTAGGGTTTTAAAAGGAGggtttcattaaaacattagaAGTTAGGGTTTTAAAAGGAGGGTTTCATGAAAACAGTAGTAGAAGTTAGGTTTTAAAAAGGAGGGTATAAATTAAACAGTGGAAGTTGGGGCTTAAAAAGGAGGTTTCATTTAAACGGTATATCTGTTCTAGGGAGAAGTAGAAGATGCCCTGAAGAAGATGTCGTTTGACAAGTTATCTATATTTAAACCCGCGTGAGTATTACATACCAACCAATGACATAATGACGTCATAGCTGTCAATATAGGGACATGACAGTTCATATAAAATAAACTGACCGTCCTCATTGtagataattatttattttagttttgaAAAGAAGTAAGAATGGTATAAGACATTAAAATATGTAGTCatcaatatattaatgtatcaATCAGTAGGGTCGTGATGATAGCGTATAAACGTCGATCGAATTAAGCGATAAAACAATATACCGCGTTATCATTTACTGCTACTTAGAGATACTAGTGTAATAGTATTATGTTAGTTTAGCTGTTTCACGTAGAACATTTCGGATTATGAAAATCCAAAAAATTCCGTGAATGTATCTACCTTTTCCTATTATCATGCCGTTTCTAATCTACCTTTTGATttctttatctttatttttttttctatataactttttttctaATGCCTCCGATGTAGTACTTTTGTGACAAACGTTCATTGAtgattaaaatgtatatcatgtCTCTATTTAATAAATACCATCACTTTTTACAGACATTAGGTCAACCTCCCTTCGTTAACATTGTTATTGTCTTGTTGTCTTAATAATTTTACTGCATGTAATTATCATAAAAGgcataatatatatctaataccAACATATACAATAGTATCGCTTATCAGACTGAAAGTTACGAATCGAATCTAGAGGCGAAGGACATACATTTTTATCGAGACACTGAATGAAGCATTCAAGAGATAAGAATAACAACTCAGATGGACAGTGGTAATAGCGTATTGCGTATAACTTTTGGTCTTCTATAAAATTCATAGCACAATAGCATATTCTTTTTTGATTGAGTCATAACTACTATTTTGTCGAGAGTGTAGGTTTTTCAATATATAACCTGATCGTGCTTTTCgtgaaaaaaaattttccaaatAATATTTCGTCAGTTTTTAAAGACAACTGTTGTCCGtcctagtatatatatatactttacaatAACTTCGCAATGGGCTGTCAAAACACGTAATGTTCCCATTGTCGCGATTGACTATCAAAACATGCATTGTTCCCATTGTCGTGACTGACTATCAATATATGCATTGTTCCCATTGTCGCGATTGACTATCAAAACATGCGATGTTCCCATTGTCGTGACTGACTGTCAAAACATGCATTGTTCCCGTTGTCTCGATTGACTATCAATACATGCGATGTTCCCTTGTCGTGACTGACTATCAAAACATGCTATGTTTCCATTGTCTACGATAGTAGTAACCGTTATATGTCGAAATATGGTTTCTGTGCTATCGACTGTGGTATAAACATAGAATGTCGCAAAACATTAACAAATTCTAAaaagtatcatatatatacatgtgggtCAACCTGCTTGTGCTTCCGACGATTTCTGAAATACTTCTACATTCCTCGATAGGTTCCTGTTGTGTGATCGCTCAGAACGTCGCCTAGGAGAACGGGTAACCCAGTTCCTAATGAAACCATTGATTTGCATGTTCCCCACATATAGCGCAGTACCAACATCTTACGTAGGAGGAGCAATGGTCGTGGACACGGTGACACCTGGTGACGAGAAACTCAGAGTCCACAA contains the following coding sequences:
- the LOC117335720 gene encoding oxidoreductase HTATIP2-like translates to MSEEFEDKVKHYRDMGKTAFVIGYTGECGKELVKALSKNRIFNKVVLIGRRKVELNPDPGPEFEQKIVDYDKLEEHTEAFQGCEVGYCCLGTTKAKAAGREGFIKVDRDYVLKSAEISKSAGCQHFSVVTASTADKNSMFLYIKTKGEVEDALKKMSFDKLSIFKPAFLLCDRSERRLGERVTQFLMKPLICMFPTYSAVPTSYVGGAMVVDTVTPGDEKLRVHNNEQIHSLIKQDKKN